Proteins encoded within one genomic window of Macaca fascicularis isolate 582-1 chromosome 16, T2T-MFA8v1.1:
- the METTL23 gene encoding histone-arginine methyltransferase METTL23 isoform X2 → MECMFGPVLWSWPSTFGFTEDLCQIGAGVSLPGILAAKCGAEVILSDSSELPHCLEVCRQSCQMNNLPQLQVVGLTWGHVSCDLLALPPQDIILASDVFFEPEDFEDILTTIYFLMHKNPKVQLWSTYQVRSADWSLEALLYKWDMKCVHIPLESFDADKEDIAESALPGRHTVEMLVISFAKDSL, encoded by the exons ATGGAATGTATGTTTGGCCCTGTGCTGTGGTCCTGGCCCAGTACCTTTGGTTTCACAGAAGATCTCTGCCAG ATTGGAGCTGGAGTGAGCCTTCCAGGAATTTTGGCTGCCAAATGTGGTGCAGAAGTAATACTGTCAGACAGCTCAGAACTGCCTCACTGTCTGGAAGTCTGTCGGCAAAGCTGCCAAATGAATAACCTGCCACAGCTGCAGGTGGTAGGACTAACATGGGGTCATGTATCTTGTGATCTTCTGGCTCTACCACCACAAGATATTATCCTTGCATCTGATGTGTTCTTTGAACCAGAAG attttgaagacattttaacTACAATATATTTTTTGATGCACAAGAACCCCAAGGTCCAATTGTGGTCTACTTATCAAGTTAGAAG tgctgacTGGTCACTTGAAGCTTTACTCTACAAATGGGATATGAAATGTGTCCATATTCCTCTGGAATCTTTTGATGCAGACAAAGAAGATATAGCAGAATCTGCCCTTCCAGGAAGACATACAGTTGAAATGCTGGTCATTTCCTTTGCAAAGGACAGTCTCTGA
- the SRSF2 gene encoding serine/arginine-rich splicing factor 2 yields MSYGRPPPDVEGMTSLKVDNLTYRTSPDTLRRVFEKYGRVGDVYIPRDRYTKESRGFAFVRFHDKRDAEDAMDAMDGAVLDGRELRVQMARYGRPPDSHHSRRGPPPRRYGGGGYGRRSRSPRRRRRSRSRSRSRSRSRSRSRYSRSKSRSRTRSRSRSTSKSRSARRSKSKSSSVSRSRSRSRSRSRSRSPPPVSKRESKSRSRSKSPPKSPEEEGAVSS; encoded by the exons ATGAGCTACGGTCGCCCCCCTCCCGATGTGGAGGGTATGACCTCCCTCAAGGTGGACAACCTGACCTACCGCACCTCGCCCGACACGCTGAGGCGCGTCTTCGAGAAGTACGGGCGCGTTGGCGACGTGTACATCCCGCGGGACCGCTACACCAAGGAGTCCCGCGGCTTCGCCTTCGTCCGCTTCCACGACAAGCGGGACGCCGAGGACGCTATGGATGCCATGGACGGAGCCGTGCTGGACGGCCGCGAGCTGCGGGTGCAAATGGCGCGCTACGGCCGCCCCCCGGACTCACACCACAGCCGCCGGGGACCGCCACCCCGCAGGTATGGGGGCGGTGGCTACGGACGCCGGAGCCGCAG CCCTAGGCGGCGTCGCCGCAGCCGATCCCGGAGTCGGAGCCGTTCCAGGTCCCGCAGCCGATCTCGCTACAGCCGCTCGAAGTCTCGGTCCCGCACTCGCTCTCGCTCTCGGTCGACCTCCAAGTCCAGATCCGCGCGAAGGTCCAAGTCCAAGTCCTCCTCGGTCTCCAGATCTCGCTCGCGGTCCAGGTCCCGATCTCGGTCCAGGAGTCCTCCGCCGGTGTCCAAGAGGGAATCCAAATCCAGGTCGCGATCGAAGAGTCCTCCTAAGAGTCCTGAAGAGGAAGGAGCGGTGTCCTCTTAA
- the METTL23 gene encoding histone-arginine methyltransferase METTL23 isoform X1, whose product MNNLPQLQVVGLTWGHVSCDLLALPPQDIILASDVFFEPEDFEDILTTIYFLMHKNPKVQLWSTYQVRSADWSLEALLYKWDMKCVHIPLESFDADKEDIAESALPGRHTVEMLVISFAKDSL is encoded by the exons ATGAATAACCTGCCACAGCTGCAGGTGGTAGGACTAACATGGGGTCATGTATCTTGTGATCTTCTGGCTCTACCACCACAAGATATTATCCTTGCATCTGATGTGTTCTTTGAACCAGAAG attttgaagacattttaacTACAATATATTTTTTGATGCACAAGAACCCCAAGGTCCAATTGTGGTCTACTTATCAAGTTAGAAG tgctgacTGGTCACTTGAAGCTTTACTCTACAAATGGGATATGAAATGTGTCCATATTCCTCTGGAATCTTTTGATGCAGACAAAGAAGATATAGCAGAATCTGCCCTTCCAGGAAGACATACAGTTGAAATGCTGGTCATTTCCTTTGCAAAGGACAGTCTCTGA